In Harmonia axyridis chromosome X, icHarAxyr1.1, whole genome shotgun sequence, a single window of DNA contains:
- the LOC123686605 gene encoding uncharacterized protein LOC123686605, producing MDVNRLLNDELTYELQLRGQTIPSTVTLKRSLLRQVLKLNLPLQPTGMNPTLDMESCQNKLTDLLEAIKHFDTGNTTNEYTRISTRLIHIQRRLNFIITENETESQMIEQLKETAARALRSLEALVTADRPQPSNHPDGSLLDVEIPQSPGMSPIQPTKVAPLETSLITLDADDQPLPQVPIPQAATPKNKSKLAQVLNETRQECEDLLQHLPTMPVSQPQRQNVEQQEGPTHSRWTSSMRRVSFPHPTESIIDLNPRHDPQVKSTPTATVPIHKWNIYFDGTDSVTGFIEEIERLAESRKTSLEQVFESIYELLRKDAKDWFIPRRGLFRNWDDFKNQLKEAFLPVNYEENLLDEIKKRMQGPDEKLLLYVTRMQNLFQKLTCNRPTESEQIRLIRQRLLPSLQQALAFQETTTYDELLKKGKIFELVQWQMGHYTKPPANPSLIDEPHLTYQQRRQRDYQANLHVLTEDQVPKSKPDSPRPVSSHGRIENRRPTGPGRSQLPSRSLEHTDNRSRNGNTSQDRTGSPAERRVTFQTQCFRCGKYGHLRRECQGTPKLFCSRCQRVGILSRDCPCSRNQKRTSPPTSIELLTPLDPTTESDNRPLVLVYIEGKVFHALVDTGATKCFCSRKVAQLCERNGIKGEKSNTETVMVANGQTTATPKMYHLSMVIADYVLTDIEFLLVPNLTVDLILGIEVLKKYNFSLDLRKTNVYLEGRLVPRVEQVTKKAIEIQAAAEHLLDLTGEQRTRLESFLTEELGKFTQLSGTTDLIEHKIRLKPGIEPIKQRYRPQNPKMQEIFDQEVDRMLEERVIEPSKSPWSSPVVLVKKKDGKYRFCIDFRAVNEASVKDAYPLPYISGILDKLRRARYISTIDLKQGYWQIPLETESRPITAFTVPGRGLYQFTVMPFGLHASPATFQRFLDTIIGPEMEPKAFAYLDDIVVLGETFEEHLENLQEVFQRLREAKLRLNPDKCEFVRKSLKYLGHVVTSDGICTDPDKVSAIVAFPAPKTVRETDASDVGLGGALTQTIKGEERVIAYVSRTLNAAEKNYSVSEKECLAIVFAIEKLRPYLEGFRFTVISDHMSLKWLNSIKSPSGRIARWAVFLQQFDFEVQYRRGSLNKLADSLSRNPLPTLNCVQLKETDIQCKWYKNKFQEVEKGPEHCPDYSIIDGRLHRHFWDSSDVREAGTATHGSCVYPPNRGTKY from the exons ATGGATGTGAATCGATTATTGAATGATGAGCTGACTTATGAGTTACAGCTGAGAGGACAAACAATACCCAGCACAGTAACGCTAAAGAGAAGCCTATTACGACaggtattgaaattaaatttgccTCTACAGCCGACAGGAATGAACCCGACACTGGACATGGAGTCCTGTCAGAATAAACTCACCGACTTGCTGGAAGCCATTAAACACTTTGACACTGGGAACACCACAAATGAATATACTCGGATTTCAACAAGATTGATACACATTCAGAGAAGACTGAATTTTATTATCACTGAAAATGAAACCGAGTCACAGATGATAGAACAATTAAAGGAGACTGCAGCTCGGGCCTTGAGGTCATTGGAGGCACTAGTGACTGCAGACAGACCGCAGCCATCGAATCATCCGGATGGATCGCTTTTGGATGTAGAGATCCCACAGTCGCCGGGGATGTCTCCCATACAGCCAACCAAGGTTGCACCACTGGAGACATCGTTGATAACATTGGACGCTGATGATCAGCCGCTACCACAGGTTCCAATTCCCCAGGCTGCGACacctaaaaataaatcaaaattagcaCAGGTCCTGAATGAAACTAGACAGGAATGTGAAGATTTACTACAGCATTTACCAACAATGCCAGTTTCTCAACCACAGAGACAGAATGTGGAACAACAAGAGGGGCCAACTCATAGTAGGTGGACGAGCTCTATGAGAAGGGTGTCATTCCCCCATCCGACGGAATCGATAATAGATTTGAACCCCCGACATGACCCCCAAGTGAAGTCAACACCGACTGCAACGGTACCCAttcataaatggaatatttattttgatggcACTGATAGCGTAACCGGATTTATAGAGGAGATAGAGAGACTGGCTGAATCCCGGAAGACATCCTTAGAACAGGTGTTCGAATCAATTTACGAACTTTTACGAAAGGATGCCAAGGATTGGTTCATCCCCCGGAGGGGACTTTTCAGAAACTGGgatgatttcaaaaatcaattgaaGGAAGCATTCTTACCAGTCAATTATGAAGAGAACCTACTGGATGAAATCAAGAAGAGGATGCAAGGCCCTGATGAAAAGCTATTGTTGTATGTTACCCGGATGCAAAATCTGTTCCAGAAACTGACTTGCAATCGTCCCACTGAGAGTGAAcagattcgactgataagacagAGGTTATTGCCATCACTGCAGCAGGCTTTGGCCTTTCAAGAGACCACCACATACGATGAACTGCTGAAGAAAGGAAAAATCTTTGAATTAGTACAATGGCAAATGGGACATTATACAAAACCACCGGCTAACCCCAGCCTTATTGATGAACCTCATCTCACTTATCAACAGCGTCGTCAAAGAGACTATCAAGCTAATCTCCATGTACTGACAGAAGATCAAGTCCCAAAATCCAAACCGGATTCCCCGAGGCCAGTGTCCTCCCACGGTAGAATAGAAAACCGAAGACCCACTGGACCTGGTCGTTCACAACTGCCTTCAAGATCACTGGAGCATACAGACAACAGGTCAAGAAATGGTAACACCTCCCAGGACCGGACTGGATCCCCAGCGGAGCGAAGAGTGACCTTTCAGACCCAATGCTTTCGGTGCGGAAAATATGGACATTTAAGAAGAGAATGCCAAGGAACGCCGAAATTATTTTGCTCCCGATGTCAGAGAGTGGGCATCCTCTCCCGAGATTGCCCCTGTTCCCggaatcagaaaagaacttccCCACCGACGTCCATCGAGCTACTGACTCCACTGGACCCCACTACTGAAAGTGACAACCGGCCCCTGGTGCTGGTATACATCGAAGGAAAAGTATTTCACGCACTGGTAGATACTGGTGCCACCAAATGTTTCTGCAGCCGGAAGGTAGCCCAGCTGTGTGAAAGGAATGGAATTAAGGGAGAAAAATCCAACACAGAAACTGTCATGGTAGCAAATGGTCAAACGACAGCCACCCCGAAGATGTATCACTTGTCAATGGTGATAGCCGATTATGTCCTGACAGATATAGAATTCTTGTTGGTACCCAATTTAACGGTAGACTTAATCCTGGGAATAGAAGTCCTCAAGAAATACAACTTCTCCCTGGATCTTCGAAAGACAAATGTCTACTTGGAAGGTCGACTTGTACCCAGAGTGGAACAGGTAACAAAGAAGGCCATAGAGATACAAGCCGCAGCCGAACACCTACTGGATCTAACTGGTGAGCAGAGAACGAGACTGGAGTCCTTCCTCACCGAAGAACTAGGAAAATTTACCCAACTGAGTGGCACTACAGACTTGATAGAACATAAAATAAGGTTGAAACCCGGAATTGAACCGATTAAACAAAGATATAGGCCTCAGAACCCGAAGATGCAGGAAATCTTTGATCAGGAAGTGGATCGAATGCTGGAGGAAAGAGTAATAGAACCCTCCAAATCACCCTGGAGTTCACCCGTGGTACTGGTCAAGAAGAAGGATGGGAAGTATCGCTTCTGCATAGACTTTCGAGCAGTCAATGAGGCATCAGTTAAGGATGCATATCCCCTGCCATACATCTCTGGAATTCTGGATAAATTAAGACGGGCCAGATACATATCAACAATTGATTTGAAGCAGGGATACTGGCAGATCCCACTGGAGACAGAGAGTCGCCCCATTACTGCGTTTACAGTGCCTGGAAGGGGATTATATCAGTTCACGGTAATGCCCTTTGGACTACATGCAAGCCCAGCAACCTTTCAACGATTCTTAGACACCATCATCGGACCGGAGATGGAACCAAAAGCTTTTGCTTACCTAGATGACATCGTCGTGCTGGGAGAAACGTTCGAGGAACACCTGGAAAATCTACAAGAGGTATTCCAACGACTGAGGGAAGCCAAACTGCGTCTCAACCCAGACAAATGTGAGTTCGTCCGGAAATCACTGAAATACTTGGGACATGTCGTCACCTCAGACGGTATCTGCACTGACCCCGACAAAGTGTCGGCCATCGTCGCCTTTCCGGCTCCAAAAACAGTGCGAGAG ACTGATGCAAGCGATGTGGGACTGGGAGGAGCCCTAACTCAAACTATCAAAGGAGAAGAAAGAGTCATCGCTTATGTCAGCCGGACATTGAACGCCGCCGAGAAGAATTATTCAGTGTCCGAGAAAGAATGCCTCGCCATAGTATTTGCGATAGAAAAGCTGCGACCATACCTGGAAGGGTTTAGATTCACGGTCATCTCCGACCACATGAGTTTGAAATGGTTAAACTCCATCAAATCACCCTCTGGAAGAATTGCAAGATGGGCAGTGTTCCTACAGCAATTTGATTTTGAAGTACAGTACCGAAGAGGATCACTCAACAAACTGGCCGACAGCCTGTCAAGAAACCCACTACCGACACTTAACTGTGTCCAACTGAAAGAGACAGATATTCAATGTAAGTGGTACAAAAATAAGTTTCAGGAAGTAGAGAAAGGACCAGAACACTGCCCCGACTATTCCATCATCGATGGAAGACTACACCGACACTTTTGGGATTCATCAGATGTTAGGGAAGCTGGAACAGCCACCCATGGAAGCTGTGTATACCCACCGAACAGAGGAACGAAGTACTGA